AAACAAGTATAACATAAATGTTTTGAAGCAATATGATCAGAAAGTGCATAATAAAACTGTTAGAGCCAAATGCGCTCCAATTTCAGGAGGAGGAGAATATTGAGCCAATTGAAGGAGTCTTGCTCTCCGATCCCTAGTCGAAAGACAATAGGAGAAACAGAGACAATTTGCCGCAAAAGTAATAAACtcattttgataaaaaaaatgttgcCTTTCATAGTACCATAATCATAGAAGCTGTTAAGCCCCATGTTTAAAACTCCAATTCCAAAGCTAATGCAGGAAGTTAAATACTGAAATTAATGGGTATACACAAACATATAGCCCGTCCGCAATTTCAGCATTGTCTCTGGCTCGTAACAGAAACAGTCCACGCATTATGCATCATTATCAATGGTAAAACTCGATCAATGAAGGCAGAAAGAGAACAAATCTACCGATACCTTCACCAACATCTCATATAATCCACAAATGGAATTAAAATAAGCTAGGAATATAATCTGCATTGCACATGACGAAATACCCGAAACAAAAGAACACTGGTCATATCTCTTTCTGCTTAAAACCTGAGCTTAGAGAAAAACCAACGATTCTTCCCAGTCTTAAACCTCTCCTCGAACCTGGACTTGATCTCCTTGCAAGCAGTCACCTTCTTGTCACGAGAGACTAGCGCATCAGGGGCGACGATGTCTTTAAGATCGACATCGAGCGTGTATCGCGTGGGCATAATGTGATTGTAGTTGACGAGCTTGACGAAGGCCTTCACGCGTGACTTCTTGGCCTGCTTCTTGGCAGAGTCCTTCCGGATGACCTTGCTAGGGTACTTGGCGATTCCCGCGACGAGGCAGTGGCCGTAAGGTCGATCGCGAGTGCCGTCGTCGTAGTTCTTCACGATCGTCGCTTTGTGACCAGCAAACCGTCCCTGCAGAAGGATCACCGCCTTGTTCGGCTTCAGGAACTTCACCATTCTGCGTATGTTCGCGGACTGCCTGTGAACAGGGCCTGGACTGAGGGTGTGACGTTCGGCTAAATTAGGGTTAGGTTTCTGCGTTTGATTTTGGGGCATATAAATCGATGTTTGTTTATATGGGCCTTAACTTATTTGATTGTAGCAGGGCCAAAACTTTATGGGCCCAGCTTGAGCTGATGGCCCAATTAGATGTTAACTAGATCATATCCAGATCCATATCCGTTTTACACGTATAACCAGACAATAATTTCACAGAGCAAGATTGCTGAAGCTTAGCTCTGTTCAATTCAACCAATCAAGGAAAAGAAACTATTTTTGGTTGGCTATGTGTTTTGAGAGCTGCGTTCACAATTCGCAGCCGCAAATGATTGTTTCCACCTTGCCGACCCGCCACCGATCCCTCCTTCGCGCCGGAAATCCCAGCTCCGGCGACCTCGTCTAAACCCTGAAATCTTCACTTCTGTAATCACCCGTTTTCACACACACCCACCCCTCTCTTTCTCCCATGGCTGTTGGCTTCAGGGGTGGAGGTATATTAGGGGTTGGGATTGGGCTTCAGCCCacctaatatttttttaaaaaaaaattaattatgatttattttaaaaattttatttatcagCCTCAAAATTcaatctatttttttttcttttttcacctGTCTATGTCTAGATCTCTATTATTTTTTCTCAAACTATCACAATTTTTATTACTAATAGGTCGTAATTTCATCAGTATCGTCATTTTTCAAAATCGATCTGTAGATTCGAAAAATACGAAGTGTGTTAGTCAAAAACAACTGTTCGAAAATTACCGGGAAATGGGAAAAAACAAAGTAGTACAAGAAATATGCAGTTATCTGTTATACATATGAATCACGTTCCCCCTTGTTTTAGGAATCCAGTGTTCTTTAAGTTCTTGGCTCATGCATAGTGGAAGTATCTTTGATTTCTGTGAATCAGTCAATGCCTgtaaatcttaatctcattctTGGTACTGTCTGATGCATGGCTTAATTCAGATACTTTCTGCACCCCGAATCATTAATAAACTTGCATGAATTATTGATAGACCTTATTCCTTGCAGAGTGTTGAAGATACCGATGATATGTTTGACGACTTGTTCAGAAAGTATGGGAAGGTGGTCTTCCGAAGCAATGACCAGAAGTCTGCTAGTGCAGAGGTTGATGATGATGCTGAAAGCTTGTCTTATAAGCTATTTTCATTTGTATGCTGATCCGTGGACGGAGAAAGCCTGAGAGGTCACCCCATTTTGAACCCAAGATGGACCAAGAGGCCTATCTTTCCTTTGATTGTTTCACTCTTTTTGCATAACCGTTTATCTAATATGTTTCTGTTGTTGATGCAGTTGCAGTTGCAGTTGCTTTAGCCAAAGTTGCAAGTGATGTAAAGGCAGCAGAATTAAGAGTTCTTTTTCTGAAGCCTTTGGTGTATTGGACTCGGTTTTTTATCATTGCCACCGTGTTTTCTCGGCCTCAAATCGATGCCATTGGGTAAGACATCTTCTTTGTGATGTTTGGCAGCTTTAACAATTCCATTAATCATATCACCCTTCtcatcaataattattaagaTCTTTTTGTTCTCCAGCTCCAAAATGAAAGATTTAGCAGAAACACAATATGGAAGAACAGCATCTGGAAATTCTAAACCCAAATTCATGGACATTACTGGACTTTGTTAAGTGTCTCCTGCAGAGTTGTAAC
This window of the Primulina tabacum isolate GXHZ01 chromosome 4, ASM2559414v2, whole genome shotgun sequence genome carries:
- the LOC142542715 gene encoding large ribosomal subunit protein eL27-like, whose translation is MPQNQTQKPNPNLAERHTLSPGPVHRQSANIRRMVKFLKPNKAVILLQGRFAGHKATIVKNYDDGTRDRPYGHCLVAGIAKYPSKVIRKDSAKKQAKKSRVKAFVKLVNYNHIMPTRYTLDVDLKDIVAPDALVSRDKKVTACKEIKSRFEERFKTGKNRWFFSKLRF